The following proteins are co-located in the uncultured Draconibacterium sp. genome:
- a CDS encoding AMP-binding protein: protein MNRKFQGATFNNKYFTTEALIAYSEKELASGLLPEWELKIYRFLLTFFDDKEYVEQLSSGTTGIPKNFKLSKSAMIQSAQNTIEILGLKPEDNALLCLPIDYIAGKMMVVRALLAGFNLIWEEPSSAPLLQNYDTIDFCAMVPMQVYNSIENREVFKSIGTLIIGGSELRSDVKELIGGLSNTIYETYGMAETCSHIALRKISGHNRDESFKILPGISIFTDERNCLRISASYLENEVVTNDVVELIDDTRFVWKGRYDNLINSGGIKINPEQLEASISKIIGMECAVIGVADKKLGQKVVLFVESVQKLDTNDLELLIKDKLPGFHVPRKIVVVKQLPRNKSFKTDRLKLKELIDRKDI from the coding sequence ATGAACCGGAAATTTCAGGGAGCAACTTTTAACAACAAATACTTTACAACAGAAGCTTTAATTGCTTATTCTGAAAAAGAACTTGCAAGTGGCTTGTTGCCTGAATGGGAACTTAAGATATACCGATTTTTACTGACATTTTTCGACGATAAAGAGTATGTGGAACAATTAAGTTCCGGAACAACGGGAATTCCCAAAAATTTTAAACTCTCTAAAAGTGCCATGATACAATCGGCACAAAATACCATTGAAATACTTGGCCTTAAGCCGGAAGATAATGCTTTGCTTTGTTTGCCTATCGATTACATTGCCGGTAAAATGATGGTGGTTCGTGCACTGCTTGCCGGATTTAATCTAATCTGGGAAGAACCTTCTTCTGCTCCTTTGTTGCAGAATTATGATACAATCGATTTTTGTGCAATGGTTCCGATGCAGGTATACAATTCCATCGAAAACAGAGAAGTTTTTAAAAGTATCGGAACGCTTATTATTGGCGGTTCTGAATTACGTTCGGATGTAAAAGAATTAATTGGAGGCCTGTCGAATACGATTTATGAAACCTACGGAATGGCAGAAACCTGTTCGCATATCGCTTTGCGAAAAATTAGTGGACATAACCGGGATGAATCGTTTAAAATCTTACCCGGAATAAGCATTTTTACTGACGAAAGAAACTGTCTGAGAATTTCAGCTTCCTACCTGGAAAATGAAGTTGTTACCAATGATGTGGTAGAGCTGATTGATGATACACGATTTGTTTGGAAAGGCCGTTACGACAATCTTATAAATTCGGGAGGAATAAAAATAAATCCGGAACAACTGGAAGCTTCCATTTCAAAAATTATTGGGATGGAGTGTGCCGTAATTGGTGTGGCTGACAAAAAACTGGGACAGAAAGTGGTGTTGTTTGTTGAATCGGTTCAAAAATTAGATACCAATGATTTAGAATTGCTGATAAAAGATAAGTTACCCGGATTTCATGTTCCCCGGAAAATTGTGGTAGTAAAACAGTTGCCCCGAAATAAATCGTTTAAAACTGACCGATTAAAATTGAAAGAGCTCATCGATAGAAAAGACATATAA
- a CDS encoding NAD(P)-dependent oxidoreductase produces the protein MDKNTTIGWIGTGVMGTSMVGHLHKAGYKCIVYNRTKAKAEKLLAEGVSWANSPGEVAANSDVIFTIVGFPKDVREVYFGENGILNSAKPGAVLIDMTTTEPSLSVEIYEAAKTKNIQSIDAPVSGGDVGAQNATLSIMVGGEEAAVEQIRPLFELLGKSIVYQGAAGSGQHTKMCNQITIAGTMIGVCESLLYGHKAGLDLPIMLSSISGGAAGCWTLNNLAPRIVARNFDPGFFVEHFIKDMGIALKEAESMGLSLPGLALVKQLYLSVQAQGHGKLGTHALSLALEKMSGM, from the coding sequence ATGGATAAAAATACAACAATCGGATGGATAGGAACCGGCGTGATGGGAACTTCGATGGTCGGTCATTTGCACAAAGCAGGTTATAAATGTATTGTATACAACCGTACCAAAGCAAAAGCAGAGAAACTGCTTGCAGAAGGTGTTAGTTGGGCCAACAGTCCCGGTGAAGTAGCTGCTAATTCCGATGTGATTTTTACAATTGTGGGTTTTCCAAAAGATGTGCGCGAGGTTTATTTTGGTGAAAACGGAATACTCAATTCGGCAAAACCGGGTGCAGTGTTGATTGATATGACTACCACAGAACCCAGTTTATCAGTTGAAATTTATGAGGCGGCAAAAACAAAGAATATTCAGTCGATTGACGCTCCTGTTTCGGGAGGTGATGTAGGAGCGCAAAATGCTACCTTGTCGATAATGGTTGGTGGCGAAGAAGCAGCAGTGGAACAAATTCGTCCCTTATTTGAGTTGCTGGGAAAAAGTATTGTTTACCAGGGAGCTGCAGGATCGGGTCAACACACAAAAATGTGTAATCAGATTACCATAGCAGGAACCATGATTGGGGTTTGCGAATCGTTGTTGTACGGGCACAAAGCAGGGCTCGATTTGCCAATAATGCTGTCGTCGATTAGTGGTGGTGCAGCCGGTTGCTGGACCTTAAACAACCTTGCTCCGAGAATTGTGGCACGTAATTTCGATCCCGGATTTTTTGTCGAACATTTTATAAAAGACATGGGGATTGCTTTAAAAGAAGCCGAATCGATGGGACTCTCGTTGCCCGGTTTAGCTCTTGTAAAACAACTTTATTTGTCGGTTCAGGCGCAGGGGCACGGAAAATTGGGAACACATGCACTAAGCCTGGCGCTTGAAAAAATGTCGGGTATGTAA
- a CDS encoding ATP-binding protein gives MKIKLNFTTLRLPYKELCIGKIRGKIGTHTFLHTMPIKNEQTQVKDLNINRWTLFFNSPEIEKQFRETYFKKSIRGFRISFVVVTFLYALLGFLDYYTNQAFYHHFFIVRYGIVTPFLLAVLLLSFHPRFKQFWQILISISYVVGGSGILYMLITNPVNIFYYGGIFLIFMAGYFFIKLHFIYAVIPGILIVIVYNIGTLFLNNVDIIQVEQLIVTNTFYISANIIAIVALYNTKRMEREEFVHLLQLSEQQEKIKSINESLESNVKERTHLLETRNKALNDEITRRKQIEKKLIQAKYDAEESDRLKSAFLANMSHEIRTPMNGIIGFLDLISDPELTKDKQEQYLDIIRQSGTRLLQTINDIVELSKIEAGELLVNTSEVNLGKTFTYISQFFSKNFKDKNLEFKIPDKLESFCINTDSNKLESILINLIKNSLKFTNQGYVEVGVEALENMLNFYVKDTGIGIPKNRQAAIFDRFVQADLSLTRGYEGSGLGLSICKAYVELLDGEIWVESEENKGTTFYFTINYSPVEISNNKTQKPTKMTDHGITKKQYRILVAEDDEVSYNLLYTILNNDQIEIIWAKNGVEAVDIFLKQANISLVIMDIKMPVMDGIKATNEIRKIDKNVPIVAQTAFALSGDKEIALEAGCNDYLSKPLKREDLTKVIEKYLPLKNKVLP, from the coding sequence TTGAAAATTAAACTAAATTTTACTACTTTACGTCTTCCTTACAAAGAGTTGTGCATCGGGAAGATAAGAGGAAAAATAGGTACACACACATTTTTACATACGATGCCAATTAAAAATGAGCAGACTCAGGTTAAGGATCTGAATATTAATCGCTGGACATTATTTTTTAATTCTCCGGAGATTGAAAAACAGTTTAGAGAAACATATTTTAAGAAATCGATTCGCGGATTTCGTATTTCTTTTGTTGTTGTAACATTTTTGTATGCTTTATTGGGATTTCTTGATTATTACACCAACCAGGCTTTTTATCACCACTTTTTTATTGTTCGTTACGGCATTGTAACTCCCTTTCTTCTTGCTGTTCTGCTTTTGTCATTTCATCCTAGGTTCAAACAATTTTGGCAAATACTCATTTCAATTAGCTATGTGGTTGGAGGAAGCGGAATATTATATATGTTAATCACAAATCCAGTAAATATATTTTATTACGGAGGTATATTTCTCATTTTTATGGCGGGGTATTTTTTTATTAAACTGCATTTTATTTATGCTGTTATTCCTGGAATTCTGATTGTAATAGTATACAATATTGGAACCCTGTTTTTAAATAATGTTGATATCATTCAAGTTGAACAGCTTATTGTTACCAATACCTTTTACATTTCGGCTAACATTATTGCAATAGTGGCCCTCTACAATACCAAACGAATGGAGCGGGAAGAATTTGTGCACCTCCTTCAATTATCAGAACAGCAAGAAAAAATTAAAAGCATTAATGAATCGCTGGAGAGCAACGTTAAGGAAAGAACACATTTACTGGAAACACGTAATAAAGCGCTGAACGATGAGATAACCCGCAGAAAACAAATTGAGAAAAAACTGATTCAGGCCAAATATGATGCAGAAGAAAGTGATCGGTTAAAATCGGCCTTTTTAGCAAATATGAGTCATGAGATACGAACCCCAATGAATGGTATTATCGGTTTTCTTGATTTAATCTCTGATCCGGAGCTGACAAAAGACAAACAAGAACAATACCTGGATATTATCCGACAAAGCGGAACACGCTTATTGCAAACCATTAACGACATTGTTGAGTTGTCGAAAATTGAGGCCGGCGAATTACTGGTAAATACTTCTGAAGTTAATTTGGGAAAAACATTTACTTACATTTCTCAATTCTTTTCTAAAAATTTCAAAGACAAAAACCTTGAATTTAAAATTCCGGATAAATTGGAGTCATTTTGTATAAATACCGACAGCAATAAACTGGAATCCATTTTAATTAATTTAATTAAAAATTCGCTAAAATTCACCAATCAAGGCTATGTGGAAGTCGGTGTAGAAGCTTTAGAAAACATGCTCAATTTCTATGTAAAAGATACGGGCATTGGAATACCCAAAAACAGGCAAGCTGCTATTTTCGATCGTTTTGTCCAGGCCGATTTAAGCCTGACAAGAGGATACGAAGGCTCGGGCCTGGGACTATCAATTTGTAAGGCATATGTTGAACTTCTTGACGGTGAAATATGGGTAGAGTCGGAAGAAAATAAAGGAACAACATTTTACTTTACAATCAATTATTCTCCGGTTGAAATATCTAATAATAAAACCCAAAAACCAACTAAAATGACAGACCACGGAATTACTAAAAAACAGTATCGAATATTGGTCGCCGAAGACGATGAAGTGAGTTACAACTTGCTTTATACAATTCTAAACAATGATCAAATCGAGATTATTTGGGCAAAAAATGGCGTTGAGGCAGTTGATATTTTTCTCAAACAGGCCAATATCTCGCTAGTTATTATGGACATTAAAATGCCGGTAATGGATGGTATTAAAGCCACCAACGAGATCAGAAAGATCGATAAAAATGTTCCGATTGTAGCACAAACAGCATTTGCTCTTTCGGGCGATAAAGAAATTGCCCTTGAAGCTGGTTGCAACGATTATTTATCGAAGCCTTTAAAGCGAGAGGATTTAACCAAAGTGATAGAAAAATACCTTCCGCTAAAAAATAAAGTTCTTCCTTAA
- a CDS encoding TolC family protein → MKTKTVLLLITLVLPFFMKAQETEELPEIWSLDDCIEYALTQNISVRQSILTNMSNEVNKEQAEAQMLPSLNASARQNFTWSKIEDLTTGESSFEGSNSRSMSLNSSVTIYNGLRLKNLIKQAELDLQAGIFNSETIKESITISILNAFLQVVAYEENVKNAQSNLEATSDQLKLSEARLQSGIIARSDYLQVKSQLATEKLTLANAQSQYAISKISLMQLMELPVDENFAIKRPVLNENINKNLLPNAAEVYALALGIKPQIKSAEYQKESAALNEKISRGNYFPSISANAGLSSGFSSSMGQLGDQVTPTVGLSVSIPIFQNKQIKSSVAIAKIGYQSAELNELDTKNELRKNIEQACVDVTSAQIEYEASLESFGSYQESYALAEEKFNNGLINSVDFLFEKTNLITAENEFLKSQFNLIFSYKILDFYMGNPITL, encoded by the coding sequence ATGAAAACAAAAACAGTTCTTCTTTTAATCACACTGGTATTACCGTTTTTTATGAAAGCACAAGAAACGGAGGAGCTACCGGAAATCTGGAGTTTAGACGATTGCATTGAATATGCCTTGACTCAGAATATTTCGGTGCGTCAAAGTATTTTAACCAACATGTCGAATGAAGTAAACAAGGAACAGGCCGAAGCGCAAATGCTGCCTTCGCTGAATGCTTCGGCCCGACAAAATTTTACATGGTCGAAAATTGAGGATCTTACTACCGGCGAAAGCAGCTTTGAAGGTTCGAACAGCCGAAGTATGTCGCTTAATTCGAGTGTTACCATTTACAATGGATTACGTCTGAAAAATCTTATTAAACAGGCTGAACTTGATCTTCAGGCCGGAATATTCAACTCGGAGACCATAAAAGAATCGATAACCATTAGTATTCTGAATGCCTTTTTACAAGTGGTTGCTTACGAGGAAAATGTAAAAAATGCGCAAAGTAACCTGGAGGCCACCAGCGATCAGTTAAAACTTTCCGAGGCACGTCTTCAGTCTGGCATAATTGCGCGTTCCGATTATTTGCAGGTAAAATCACAACTGGCAACTGAGAAGCTTACGCTTGCAAATGCACAAAGCCAGTACGCTATTTCAAAAATTAGTTTAATGCAGCTGATGGAACTTCCGGTTGATGAGAATTTTGCAATTAAACGCCCGGTTCTGAACGAAAATATCAATAAAAACCTGTTGCCCAATGCGGCAGAAGTGTATGCCCTTGCTTTGGGAATTAAACCACAAATTAAAAGTGCAGAATACCAGAAAGAAAGTGCAGCCTTAAATGAAAAAATTTCACGTGGAAATTACTTCCCGTCCATCAGTGCCAACGCCGGACTTTCGTCTGGGTTTTCTAGCAGTATGGGACAATTAGGCGACCAGGTTACACCTACCGTTGGCCTTTCTGTATCAATACCAATTTTTCAAAACAAACAGATAAAATCTAGTGTAGCCATTGCAAAAATCGGTTATCAAAGCGCCGAACTCAACGAACTGGATACAAAAAACGAATTACGAAAAAACATCGAACAGGCTTGTGTTGATGTAACCTCCGCACAGATTGAATACGAAGCTAGTCTCGAAAGTTTTGGTTCATACCAGGAGTCGTACGCACTTGCCGAAGAAAAATTTAATAACGGGCTGATTAATTCAGTAGACTTTTTATTCGAAAAGACCAATCTGATTACTGCTGAGAATGAATTTCTGAAGTCACAATTCAACCTCATTTTTAGCTACAAAATTCTGGATTTTTACATGGGAAATCCCATCACTTTATAA
- a CDS encoding efflux RND transporter periplasmic adaptor subunit, translating into MKKKTIIIIALLLVVMVSAALVLMPKKVDVSQIDIKTAKAGQGTISNSVEATGTLEAITTVEVGTQVSGIVEKLFVDYNSYVKKGQLLAKIDTTNLAAQLEQSQATLDNAKAELDYQQATYDRMAPLNEKQLISQTDYDQTVYNLNKARASYNSALAQHKKNQINLDYALIYSPIDGVVLNKEVEEGQTVAASFSTPTLFSIANDLTQMQVEADIDEADIGQIKEGQRVEFTVDAYPLTIFEGKVTQLRWEPTVTNNVVTYTIIVDAPNPDYKLMPGMTATIKVFVLEKNDILVVPSKALRFSPDQKLLMSYMSQQGGAKPEKDGAPQMAPGGEMPPQNMDSKDAPKMVWVKEGTTIHPVPVELGLDDDINAEILSGLKGGEEIVLSMEQKGAAADTKKAGGNPFMPGPPGR; encoded by the coding sequence ATGAAAAAGAAAACAATTATCATTATCGCATTACTGCTGGTTGTTATGGTATCTGCAGCACTTGTTTTAATGCCTAAGAAAGTTGATGTCAGCCAAATTGATATCAAAACAGCCAAAGCAGGACAGGGGACAATTAGTAATTCGGTTGAAGCAACCGGTACATTAGAAGCCATTACAACGGTAGAAGTAGGTACGCAGGTTTCGGGTATTGTGGAAAAACTGTTTGTGGATTACAACTCATACGTAAAGAAAGGACAGCTGCTTGCAAAAATTGATACAACCAATCTTGCAGCACAACTGGAACAAAGTCAGGCTACTTTAGACAATGCAAAAGCTGAATTGGATTACCAGCAGGCCACCTACGACAGAATGGCTCCGCTTAACGAAAAACAACTTATATCGCAAACCGATTACGATCAAACAGTGTACAATTTGAATAAAGCCCGTGCGAGTTACAACAGCGCATTGGCTCAGCACAAAAAGAACCAGATTAATCTTGATTACGCTCTTATTTATTCGCCCATCGATGGAGTTGTTTTGAACAAAGAAGTGGAAGAAGGACAGACTGTTGCAGCCAGCTTTAGCACTCCAACACTTTTTAGTATTGCCAACGACCTTACTCAAATGCAGGTTGAAGCTGATATTGATGAGGCCGATATTGGCCAAATAAAAGAAGGACAACGTGTTGAGTTTACAGTTGATGCTTATCCTTTGACTATTTTCGAAGGAAAAGTGACACAATTACGCTGGGAACCAACAGTAACAAACAATGTAGTTACGTATACCATAATTGTTGATGCACCCAATCCGGATTATAAATTAATGCCCGGAATGACAGCCACCATTAAAGTGTTTGTATTGGAGAAGAATGACATTTTGGTTGTGCCAAGCAAAGCCCTTCGTTTTTCTCCCGATCAGAAATTACTGATGAGCTACATGAGCCAGCAGGGTGGAGCAAAGCCTGAAAAAGATGGTGCACCACAAATGGCTCCAGGAGGAGAGATGCCACCTCAAAATATGGACAGCAAAGACGCACCCAAAATGGTATGGGTAAAAGAAGGAACAACCATTCATCCGGTTCCGGTGGAATTGGGTCTTGATGACGACATAAACGCCGAAATACTTTCAGGATTAAAAGGTGGAGAAGAGATAGTACTAAGTATGGAGCAAAAAGGTGCAGCAGCCGATACGAAAAAAGCCGGTGGAAATCCATTTATGCCAGGCCCTCCGGGAAGATAG
- a CDS encoding ABC transporter ATP-binding protein, whose protein sequence is MGEAIIKVNELRKDYHVGEMTVHALRGVDLEINKGDFAAIMGASGSGKSTMLNILGCLDKPTNGEYLLDGVNMGKLNRNQLAGLRNNKLGFIFQSYNLLPRTTALENVELPLFYNSKIRSKERKERAMHALEQVGLADRMDHMPNQLSGGQQQRVAIARSLVNDPVVILADEATGNLDTRTSYEIMELFQQLNDNGKTIVFVTHESDIARFMKRNIVFRDGRIQKQSLVKDRFNASELIKALPAEDDYES, encoded by the coding sequence ATGGGAGAAGCAATTATAAAAGTTAACGAACTGCGAAAAGATTATCATGTTGGAGAGATGACAGTTCATGCCTTGCGTGGAGTAGATCTGGAGATAAATAAAGGCGATTTCGCAGCAATAATGGGCGCCAGCGGTTCGGGCAAGTCAACCATGCTCAACATCCTGGGCTGCCTCGATAAACCAACAAACGGCGAATACCTTTTGGATGGAGTGAATATGGGAAAACTGAACAGGAATCAACTGGCCGGATTACGCAACAATAAGTTGGGATTTATCTTTCAGTCGTACAATTTGTTGCCGCGAACAACGGCTTTGGAGAACGTGGAGTTGCCCTTGTTTTATAACTCAAAAATACGCTCGAAAGAAAGGAAGGAACGTGCCATGCATGCACTTGAACAGGTGGGATTGGCTGATCGAATGGATCACATGCCCAACCAGTTGTCGGGAGGACAACAGCAACGCGTTGCCATTGCCCGTTCGCTGGTAAACGATCCGGTGGTAATTCTGGCAGATGAGGCCACGGGAAACCTTGATACCCGGACTTCTTACGAAATAATGGAGTTGTTTCAGCAATTAAATGATAATGGGAAAACCATTGTGTTTGTAACGCACGAATCGGACATTGCCCGTTTTATGAAACGAAATATTGTTTTCAGGGATGGCAGAATACAAAAGCAATCACTTGTGAAGGACCGTTTTAATGCAAGCGAATTAATTAAAGCCTTGCCCGCCGAAGATGATTACGAATCTTAA
- a CDS encoding ABC transporter permease, with product MNYTNLTKISTTALKRNKFRAFLTMLGIIIGVGSVIAMLSIGQASKKSIREEMSDMGTNMIMIMPGQQRRGGVMMGNSDAKSLTLSDVAAIKKEAKFITGISPQVSTSGQAVRGNSNWPTSVYGVNAAYLDIRKYEIEDGRIFTDKEIKSLAKVCLVGQTVIENIFADGVDPIGQTVRFEGIPLKVIGVLKEKGENGMGMDQDDMIIAPYTTVQRRMLAISHIQSIYASAVSEEQSEAAIEEIETILRRQHKLQEGDDDNFQVRSQAEMVEMVSSISDMLSLLLGAIAGISLLVGGIGIMNIMFVSVTERTKEIGLRMSVGGRGIDILMQFLIEAVLLSILGGIIGILFGIGISYLATYLLDMPFVVMTQAIALSFLVCSFIGIFFGWYPARKASGLNPIDALRHE from the coding sequence ATGAATTATACAAATCTTACAAAAATATCAACCACTGCATTAAAGAGAAATAAGTTCAGAGCATTTCTCACCATGCTGGGGATTATTATTGGGGTAGGTTCGGTAATTGCCATGCTTTCCATTGGTCAGGCATCGAAAAAAAGTATTCGCGAAGAAATGTCGGATATGGGAACCAACATGATAATGATAATGCCGGGCCAGCAGCGACGAGGCGGTGTTATGATGGGAAATTCAGATGCAAAATCTCTTACCTTAAGCGATGTGGCAGCCATTAAAAAGGAGGCAAAATTTATAACTGGTATTTCACCGCAGGTGAGTACAAGCGGACAGGCCGTTCGTGGAAACAGCAACTGGCCAACTTCGGTGTATGGCGTAAATGCAGCTTATCTCGATATCAGAAAGTATGAAATAGAAGATGGCCGGATTTTTACCGATAAAGAAATTAAATCGCTGGCTAAAGTCTGCCTGGTGGGCCAAACCGTGATTGAAAATATTTTTGCCGATGGAGTTGACCCCATAGGGCAGACCGTGCGTTTTGAAGGAATTCCTTTAAAAGTGATTGGTGTTTTAAAAGAAAAAGGTGAAAACGGGATGGGAATGGATCAGGACGATATGATTATTGCTCCTTATACTACCGTTCAGCGCAGGATGCTCGCCATTTCTCATATTCAGTCGATTTATGCCTCCGCAGTTAGCGAAGAACAGTCAGAAGCGGCCATTGAAGAGATTGAAACCATTTTGCGCCGTCAACATAAGTTACAAGAAGGTGACGACGATAATTTTCAGGTACGTTCGCAGGCAGAGATGGTTGAGATGGTATCCTCGATAAGTGATATGTTATCGCTGCTACTGGGGGCAATTGCCGGAATTTCGTTATTGGTAGGTGGTATTGGAATTATGAATATTATGTTTGTTTCGGTAACCGAACGTACAAAGGAAATCGGCCTGCGTATGTCAGTCGGTGGTCGCGGTATTGATATTCTGATGCAATTCCTGATAGAAGCTGTTTTGTTGAGTATTTTAGGAGGTATAATCGGGATTTTATTCGGAATTGGAATCTCATATCTTGCTACCTATTTGCTTGATATGCCTTTTGTTGTAATGACACAGGCCATCGCCCTGTCGTTCCTGGTTTGTAGTTTTATCGGCATTTTCTTTGGTTGGTACCCGGCCCGAAAGGCTTCTGGTTTAAATCCAATTGATGCATTACGACACGAATAA
- a CDS encoding histidine kinase: MKNTQVKRNILQIVLHALAWLLLIILPQLIINRYWGNNNFIDWRFYINAAIYGVIFYVNFIWLVPKFFFRKNKLPYFLYATGVIVIAYFAISLLTDLMHDPERDRQISEAVEKLMKDRVIQRPPFRLIHIYYFILISVIITGFSIGLKVIEQHSISEKRQKELEKEKLNSELAFLKNQVSPHFFFNTLNNIYSLVEINTDDAQAAILKLSKLMRYLLYESEHGKTSLDNEISFMKHYIDLMKLRLSPKVELKVDLPENEINLEIPPLLFIPFIENAFKHGISYREKSFIHISMTVERNKMKFVCVNSLGQQTEKNEDENHSGIGLENVRKRLNLIFPEKHNLEIEKTNLDFRVSLEIEIQN; the protein is encoded by the coding sequence ATGAAAAATACGCAGGTAAAAAGAAATATTCTACAGATAGTTTTACATGCGTTGGCGTGGTTACTGCTAATCATTTTGCCTCAACTTATTATTAACCGGTACTGGGGGAACAATAATTTTATTGATTGGCGTTTTTACATCAATGCAGCCATATACGGAGTAATTTTCTATGTCAATTTTATTTGGCTTGTTCCGAAATTCTTTTTTCGAAAAAACAAATTGCCTTACTTTTTATATGCAACCGGTGTTATTGTAATCGCCTACTTTGCAATTTCACTGCTTACCGACTTAATGCATGATCCTGAACGGGATCGACAAATTTCGGAAGCGGTAGAGAAGTTGATGAAAGACCGGGTTATTCAAAGGCCTCCGTTTCGTCTGATTCATATTTACTATTTTATTCTGATTTCGGTGATTATCACCGGTTTTTCCATTGGACTAAAAGTAATCGAACAACATTCAATCAGCGAAAAGCGGCAGAAGGAACTGGAAAAGGAAAAATTAAACTCGGAACTGGCTTTTCTGAAAAATCAGGTAAGTCCGCATTTTTTCTTTAATACCTTGAACAATATTTATTCGCTGGTGGAAATTAATACCGACGACGCGCAGGCTGCTATTCTTAAGCTTTCGAAATTGATGCGCTATTTATTGTACGAATCGGAACACGGGAAAACCAGTCTTGATAACGAGATTAGTTTTATGAAACACTACATCGATTTAATGAAACTCAGACTTTCGCCAAAAGTGGAATTAAAGGTTGACTTACCCGAGAATGAAATAAACCTTGAAATTCCGCCGCTACTGTTTATTCCATTTATCGAAAATGCATTTAAACATGGCATAAGTTACCGCGAAAAGTCTTTTATTCATATTTCGATGACCGTAGAAAGGAATAAAATGAAGTTTGTTTGTGTGAATAGTTTGGGACAACAAACCGAAAAAAACGAAGATGAAAATCATTCAGGAATCGGGCTTGAAAATGTTCGGAAACGACTGAATTTAATTTTTCCTGAAAAACACAATCTGGAAATCGAAAAGACGAACCTTGACTTCCGGGTTTCACTCGAAATTGAAATACAAAACTGA
- a CDS encoding LytTR family DNA-binding domain-containing protein — translation MIRTIAIDDEPLALQLVTNYVSKTPFLELVESFDNPLDAMEFLSDNPVDLIFLDIQMPDLTGIEFTRILENRPKIIFTTAYEKYALEGFKLEATDYLLKPFSYEEFLKAARRAEKIIGLEKTEAKETVEANNEFLFIKSEYKIRRINFNEINYIEGLKDYVKVYLQNETKPILSLNSLKSLEAKLPESKFMRVHRSFIVNLEKIDTIERSRIIFGKVYIPVSDQFKEKFQQFLDSNFL, via the coding sequence ATGATACGAACCATTGCAATCGACGACGAGCCTCTGGCACTTCAACTTGTAACCAATTATGTGAGCAAAACTCCTTTTCTCGAGTTGGTCGAAAGTTTCGACAATCCTTTGGATGCAATGGAGTTTTTATCCGATAATCCGGTTGATTTAATTTTTTTGGATATTCAAATGCCCGATTTAACCGGAATAGAATTTACGCGTATATTGGAGAACCGCCCGAAAATTATTTTTACAACTGCCTACGAAAAATATGCGCTGGAAGGATTTAAGCTGGAAGCTACCGATTATTTGTTAAAACCGTTTAGTTACGAGGAATTTTTAAAAGCGGCCAGGCGGGCCGAAAAAATAATCGGGCTGGAGAAAACCGAAGCAAAAGAAACGGTGGAGGCCAACAATGAGTTTTTGTTTATAAAATCGGAATACAAAATCCGACGGATCAACTTTAACGAAATTAACTACATTGAAGGTTTAAAAGACTACGTAAAAGTTTATCTTCAAAACGAAACAAAACCAATTCTTTCGTTAAACTCGCTTAAATCACTGGAAGCAAAATTACCCGAATCAAAATTTATGCGGGTACACCGGTCGTTTATTGTTAACCTCGAAAAAATTGATACAATCGAACGCAGTCGTATTATTTTTGGCAAGGTTTACATTCCTGTTAGTGATCAGTTCAAGGAAAAATTCCAACAGTTTTTAGATTCCAATTTTTTGTAA